In Vibrio cyclitrophicus, one genomic interval encodes:
- a CDS encoding S-(hydroxymethyl)glutathione dehydrogenase/class III alcohol dehydrogenase, with translation MTIEIKPGQTHIQSKAMVAWKAGEPLKRETVDVELPKAGEVLVRIVATGVCHTDAFTLSGDDPEGIFPSILGHEGGGIVEMIGEGVTSVEVGDHVIPLYTAECGECKFCKSGKTNLCQAVRETQGKGLMPDGTSRFSINGETIFHYMGCSTFSEYTVLPEISLAKVSKEAPLEEVCLLGCGVTTGMGAVLNTAKVEKGDNVAVFGLGGIGLSAIIGARMAGANRIIGVDINESKFELAKQLGATDCINPMKFDKPIQDVIVEMTDGGVEYSFECIGNVNVMRQALECCHKGWGESVIIGVAGAGQEIATRPFQLVTGRVWRGSAFGGVKGRSELPEIVNRYMAGEFGLQEFITHTMSLDEVNDAFDLMHKGESIRTVLHMDR, from the coding sequence ATGACTATCGAAATCAAACCTGGTCAAACTCATATCCAATCTAAAGCAATGGTCGCTTGGAAAGCGGGTGAACCTCTAAAACGTGAAACTGTAGACGTTGAACTGCCAAAAGCAGGTGAAGTTCTTGTTCGTATCGTAGCGACTGGTGTTTGTCACACTGACGCATTCACACTGTCAGGTGACGATCCCGAAGGTATCTTCCCTTCTATTCTTGGTCACGAAGGTGGCGGTATCGTTGAGATGATCGGCGAAGGCGTTACAAGTGTTGAAGTTGGCGACCACGTTATCCCACTTTACACAGCTGAGTGTGGCGAATGTAAGTTCTGTAAATCTGGTAAAACTAACCTTTGCCAAGCGGTTCGTGAAACGCAAGGTAAGGGCCTAATGCCAGACGGTACAAGCCGCTTCTCTATCAATGGTGAGACAATCTTCCACTACATGGGTTGTTCTACTTTCTCTGAGTACACAGTACTTCCAGAAATCTCACTAGCGAAAGTAAGCAAAGAAGCACCACTTGAAGAAGTTTGTCTTCTAGGTTGTGGTGTAACTACAGGTATGGGCGCTGTACTGAACACAGCTAAAGTTGAAAAAGGCGACAACGTTGCTGTATTCGGCCTAGGTGGTATCGGTCTTTCTGCAATCATTGGTGCTCGCATGGCTGGTGCTAACCGCATCATCGGTGTTGATATCAACGAGAGCAAATTCGAGCTAGCGAAACAGCTTGGTGCGACAGACTGCATCAACCCAATGAAATTCGACAAGCCAATCCAAGACGTTATCGTTGAGATGACAGACGGTGGTGTTGAGTACTCTTTCGAGTGTATCGGTAACGTAAACGTGATGCGTCAAGCTCTTGAGTGTTGTCACAAAGGTTGGGGCGAATCTGTAATCATTGGTGTTGCAGGTGCAGGTCAAGAGATCGCAACTCGTCCATTCCAACTAGTAACTGGTCGTGTATGGCGTGGTTCAGCTTTCGGTGGTGTTAAAGGCCGCTCTGAGCTTCCAGAAATCGTAAACCGTTACATGGCGGGTGAGTTTGGTCTTCAAGAGTTCATTACTCACACAATGAGCCTTGACGAAGTAAACGACGCATTCGACCTAATGCACAAAGGTGAATCTATCCGTACTGTTCTACACATGGACAGATAG
- a CDS encoding metallophosphoesterase, giving the protein MKKSTLTVLSGLIAATLVGCNSNSPSDSSPGDDNGNLESAVQVAFMPDIHFHDVYGKFEDGSFAGLYNSDSREYATIRTMESQMNSTRLFNENYFAMIAALDDVVARGVKYVALPGDFSDDGQPVHMRGLVSIFDHYRDTHGLEFFAAPGNHDPVRPFTIPAGKSDYLGEGGKEQRIFSLGKEECVGYDDEWTTIPGQGDSLDTICTEEVREWGYEEIMSILGTHGFYPQQDYLYFETPYSTDQARTNYSYDLAKEEAAFDKRMYEICYEGTGGSYKENGYTSCSEVPDTSYLVEPVKGLWLLAIDANVYRPKENSSDNSVDGGTFDGSSNAGYNMMLTHKEHVIDWISDVVKAAKEQNKTLVSFSHFPMTDFYNGASEEIEDLFGEGSHQLAREPDDNTSRALAATGLNIHVGGHMHFNDTGKKSFNIDGVQHTLFNIQAPSLAGYVPAYKLLNIRPDNQIEVETVIIDQVARYNELFSHYEEEHEYLTQAAAGDPEAQAKIWNKDILDSENYYELTDWHIRELTRLRFLPGDWPLEMRAMIMEMNGEEMMIMSQLKTNFTVCQLANELGYDVGTCVENGVDDYEQFQRDWETAKVVAQKLASLEGLELADFAEWSGELLATDFYRLRNADELAFRDIGETQLRQYELLSRELSEFDGTVDSELGDLGQYTVGEVFRSRFGSLFVILEKFATGQASDHFLIDIDQQTLTDLKGEVKRDILRGSTTVN; this is encoded by the coding sequence ATGAAAAAGAGTACATTGACCGTACTGTCAGGCTTGATAGCCGCCACGCTGGTTGGTTGCAATTCGAATTCGCCAAGTGATAGTTCACCTGGTGATGACAACGGTAATCTAGAGAGCGCAGTACAAGTCGCATTCATGCCAGATATCCACTTCCATGATGTTTACGGTAAATTTGAAGACGGTTCGTTCGCAGGACTCTACAACTCGGATAGTCGTGAGTATGCGACAATTCGAACGATGGAATCTCAAATGAACTCTACCCGTCTTTTCAATGAAAACTACTTTGCGATGATAGCGGCACTTGATGATGTGGTTGCGCGTGGTGTGAAGTATGTGGCCTTGCCGGGTGACTTTAGTGATGACGGGCAGCCAGTCCATATGCGTGGTTTGGTTAGTATTTTTGACCATTACCGTGATACACACGGCCTTGAATTTTTCGCAGCACCTGGTAACCACGACCCAGTGCGTCCATTTACAATTCCCGCAGGTAAATCTGATTACCTAGGAGAAGGTGGTAAAGAGCAACGCATCTTCAGCCTTGGTAAAGAAGAGTGTGTTGGTTATGACGATGAATGGACAACTATTCCAGGCCAAGGTGACAGCCTAGACACGATTTGTACTGAAGAAGTACGCGAGTGGGGCTATGAAGAGATCATGAGTATCCTTGGTACTCACGGCTTCTACCCTCAACAAGATTACCTCTACTTTGAAACCCCTTACAGCACCGACCAAGCTCGAACTAATTACAGCTATGATTTAGCGAAAGAAGAAGCGGCCTTTGATAAACGCATGTATGAGATCTGTTACGAAGGCACAGGTGGCAGTTACAAAGAAAATGGTTACACAAGCTGTTCTGAAGTGCCGGATACCAGTTACTTAGTAGAGCCAGTGAAAGGACTTTGGTTGTTGGCGATTGACGCGAACGTTTATCGCCCGAAAGAAAACTCGTCTGATAATTCTGTCGATGGTGGCACGTTTGACGGTTCAAGCAACGCTGGTTACAACATGATGCTGACTCACAAAGAGCATGTGATCGATTGGATCTCTGATGTGGTAAAGGCGGCGAAAGAGCAGAACAAGACGCTGGTTTCCTTCTCGCACTTCCCGATGACCGATTTCTATAACGGCGCTTCTGAAGAGATTGAAGACTTGTTTGGTGAAGGTAGCCACCAACTTGCACGTGAGCCTGACGACAATACCAGCCGCGCATTGGCAGCGACTGGCTTAAATATCCACGTTGGCGGTCACATGCACTTTAACGATACAGGTAAGAAGAGCTTCAATATTGATGGCGTTCAGCACACCCTTTTTAATATCCAAGCACCATCGCTAGCGGGGTATGTTCCTGCATATAAGCTCTTAAATATTCGCCCAGATAATCAGATCGAAGTTGAGACAGTAATTATCGACCAAGTGGCACGTTACAACGAGTTATTCAGTCACTATGAAGAAGAGCATGAGTACCTTACTCAAGCTGCAGCCGGAGACCCAGAAGCACAAGCGAAAATCTGGAACAAAGACATTTTGGATTCAGAAAACTACTACGAACTGACTGATTGGCACATCCGTGAACTAACGCGTCTGCGTTTCCTTCCGGGTGACTGGCCGCTAGAGATGCGCGCTATGATCATGGAAATGAACGGTGAAGAGATGATGATCATGTCTCAGCTAAAAACCAACTTCACGGTTTGTCAGCTAGCGAATGAACTCGGCTACGACGTAGGGACTTGCGTTGAAAATGGTGTGGATGATTACGAACAGTTTCAACGAGATTGGGAGACAGCTAAGGTTGTTGCTCAAAAGCTGGCTTCTTTAGAAGGACTAGAATTAGCTGATTTTGCAGAGTGGAGCGGTGAGCTACTAGCGACAGATTTCTACCGACTACGTAATGCAGACGAACTGGCATTCCGTGATATCGGTGAAACACAACTTCGCCAATACGAGTTGCTAAGCCGAGAGCTTTCAGAATTTGATGGTACGGTGGATTCTGAACTGGGTGACCTTGGCCAATATACCGTGGGAGAGGTATTCCGCTCTCGTTTTGGTAGCTTGTTTGTCATTCTTGAAAAATTCGCAACAGGCCAAGCGAGTGACCACTTCTTGATTGATATCGACCAGCAAACACTGACCGATCTGAAAGGTGAAGTGAAGCGCGATATTCTTAGAGGCTCTACGACAGTAAACTAA
- a CDS encoding QacE family quaternary ammonium compound efflux SMR transporter, producing MLLSLPPPVMLSLAIVLEVVATSLLPKTQQFTYLPATAAVLASYGCAFYLLSLTVQTMSLGVAYAIWCGAGIVLVAALSWLVYGQKLDIFAIIGIALILAGVVIINLFSNSVSH from the coding sequence ATGCTTTTATCTCTCCCACCGCCAGTGATGCTGTCACTCGCCATCGTGCTTGAAGTTGTCGCGACTTCTCTATTGCCTAAAACGCAACAGTTTACTTATTTACCGGCTACTGCCGCAGTATTGGCTAGCTACGGCTGTGCCTTTTATCTGTTGTCTTTAACAGTGCAAACCATGTCTTTGGGTGTGGCGTATGCGATTTGGTGTGGGGCGGGGATCGTGCTGGTCGCAGCTCTGTCTTGGCTGGTCTACGGACAAAAACTCGATATCTTCGCGATCATTGGCATCGCTTTGATTTTGGCTGGTGTGGTGATTATCAACCTATTTTCGAACTCGGTGAGTCACTGA
- a CDS encoding ricin-type beta-trefoil lectin domain protein — MNLKSMTKFIVTSSLIIAPSFLFAAEPNVPTEPPYIVLSDNLDEPNGYGFCIDTYGPGQSELMQTHTCKPKAPEGSPRNYSGHDVRFEYDSETNKIQSYAFEGLCMQGLLAKGKSELALLECSDAKNQGFVYSENDQTIRLKADSSYCLAVTSETQEAGPWVKRPLELIQCEEAEPVLMKWTVVSK; from the coding sequence ATGAACCTAAAAAGTATGACCAAATTCATTGTAACATCTAGCTTAATTATTGCTCCTTCATTCCTCTTTGCAGCAGAGCCGAATGTGCCGACAGAACCTCCATACATTGTCTTAAGCGATAATTTAGATGAGCCAAACGGTTATGGTTTTTGTATTGATACCTACGGACCTGGTCAATCAGAATTAATGCAAACTCACACTTGTAAACCCAAAGCGCCTGAAGGTTCTCCTCGTAACTATTCTGGTCATGATGTGAGATTTGAATACGACAGCGAAACAAATAAGATTCAATCTTATGCATTTGAAGGGCTGTGTATGCAAGGGCTTCTTGCGAAAGGAAAAAGCGAACTCGCGCTACTAGAGTGTAGCGACGCAAAAAACCAAGGTTTTGTTTACAGCGAAAATGATCAAACCATTCGATTAAAAGCGGACTCTAGTTACTGTTTAGCAGTGACGTCAGAAACTCAAGAAGCGGGCCCATGGGTGAAACGTCCACTTGAACTGATTCAGTGTGAGGAAGCAGAGCCAGTTCTAATGAAATGGACGGTCGTGTCTAAATAA
- a CDS encoding DUF1499 domain-containing protein, which yields MTNNRTSRIGTLLLVIAFTALLVVAVMIFGARMGLWDPIVGFGYIRNYLNPIGLSLLALSTLGLIYQWITRNRTGALKSLVAVFIGLGLIAPMINGMIQPVKRGPAIHDITTDTINPPEFFVLDDTRAGAKNSLIYSGEEVAAIQKKLYPYIKPIQSNLSSADAYTKALNIAKNNGWEVVAGNPETLHFEATAQTTFFGFMDDVVVKVTPINNKSRIDIRSVSRIGRSDKGVNAARIVEFTENFNQ from the coding sequence ATGACGAACAACCGTACATCTCGTATAGGAACATTGTTACTAGTCATCGCTTTTACCGCATTGCTAGTGGTTGCGGTGATGATATTTGGGGCTCGTATGGGCTTATGGGACCCTATTGTTGGCTTTGGCTACATTCGAAACTACCTCAACCCTATAGGCCTCTCTTTACTCGCTTTAAGTACACTCGGGCTCATCTACCAATGGATTACTCGTAATCGCACTGGTGCGCTCAAGTCTCTGGTTGCTGTATTCATAGGGTTGGGCCTCATCGCTCCAATGATCAATGGCATGATTCAACCGGTGAAGCGTGGGCCTGCAATTCATGACATTACTACCGACACTATAAACCCACCTGAATTTTTTGTGCTAGACGATACGCGTGCAGGTGCCAAAAACTCTCTGATTTATTCAGGAGAGGAGGTCGCTGCAATACAGAAAAAATTGTACCCATACATTAAACCTATTCAGTCGAATCTTTCTTCTGCAGATGCGTACACAAAAGCACTGAATATAGCGAAAAATAATGGATGGGAAGTGGTTGCAGGAAATCCAGAGACATTACACTTTGAAGCAACGGCTCAAACAACTTTCTTTGGTTTTATGGACGATGTAGTCGTTAAAGTTACCCCAATAAACAACAAAAGCCGTATCGATATTCGTAGTGTGTCTCGAATCGGTCGCAGTGACAAAGGTGTCAATGCCGCTAGAATTGTAGAGTTCACCGAAAATTTTAACCAGTAA
- a CDS encoding efflux RND transporter permease subunit, whose translation MSLSNFFINRPIFAWVISIVIMLSGIAAIVSLPVAQYPTIAPPAVTISTSYPGASAKTIEDSVTQVIEQGMTGLDNLLYMASKSDSSGSASVTLTFSAETDPDIAQVQVQNSLQQVSNRLPTAVQNQGTSVTKSTSGFMSVTNLYSPDGSMSAGDIQDYANSNIKDILSRVNGVGEVTIFGPSYAMRIWLDPAKLNSYSLTPVDVSNAVSVQNSQVTVGQLGGTPAVDSQLINASITAQSLLTSVEEFEEILIKVDSDGSQIKLKDVARVELASEESSSIPAYMGKDSSGIAITLATGANSLDTQNAVDAKLEQLSKGFPDGLVLVKTTDNNLFIRLSITEVVKTLFEAVGLVFIVMLLFLQNLRATLIPTIAVPVVLLGTFGVMAMLGFSINTLTMFGLVLAIGLLVDDAIVVVENVERLMDEENLSPLEATKKSMGQITSALIGITMVLSVVFIPMAFMSGSTGVIYQQFSLTIVSAMVLSVVVALILTPVLCATLLKPVDKASSNKFFALFNRGFDKLSSQYRGSVKHALQRPLRFVFVYLMLFAGTAYLYNALPSSFLPNEDQGDFMVMVTTPTGTTLQKTQEVMLDIKDYFEENESHTVDHVFTVSGFNFSGSGQNAAMAFIGMKDWSERTEPGTDVDSIIGRVMGEFSNYKHAQIFAFSSPAIRELGTSTGFNFYLEDVGAVGHDKLIEIRNQLLGAAAQSPLLQSTRPNGLEDTAQLFLDVDYEKAKVLGLEIDDINQSLSIAWASSYVNDFIDRGRSKKVYIQADAEYRMTPEDLNLWFVRNNNGEMVPISAFSTYHWGQGSPQLQRYNGNPAVEIVGEAASGYSTGEAMAEIDRLAAEISNDVQVSWTGMSYQEIEAGNQAPILYAISILMVFLCLAALYESWSIPIAIILVVPLGILGALAAIMLRGLENDVYFQVGVLTTIGLTAKNAILIVEFAKELYEKGVNIIDATVQACEMRLRPIIMTSLAFGLGVLPLVLSTGAGANARNAIGTSVLGGMMGATLLVIYFAPLFFVLICKLFKSDDKAEIANNDEQPN comes from the coding sequence ATGTCTTTATCGAACTTTTTTATTAACAGACCGATTTTTGCTTGGGTGATTTCCATTGTCATTATGCTTTCCGGCATTGCGGCGATCGTCTCTTTGCCTGTCGCGCAATACCCAACAATTGCACCACCAGCAGTGACTATTTCAACGTCATACCCTGGCGCTTCAGCGAAAACGATTGAAGACAGCGTCACTCAGGTCATCGAGCAAGGCATGACAGGGTTAGATAACCTCCTTTACATGGCATCGAAAAGTGACTCTTCTGGTAGTGCGAGCGTTACCTTAACGTTTAGTGCAGAAACTGACCCCGATATCGCTCAGGTACAGGTGCAGAACAGCTTACAGCAAGTGAGCAATCGCCTGCCGACAGCAGTACAAAACCAAGGCACGTCTGTGACCAAGAGTACGTCGGGTTTTATGTCGGTCACCAACCTGTATTCGCCTGATGGCAGCATGAGTGCGGGTGATATTCAAGATTATGCAAACTCAAACATTAAGGACATCTTAAGCCGTGTGAACGGCGTAGGTGAAGTGACTATTTTCGGTCCATCTTATGCGATGCGCATCTGGTTAGATCCTGCAAAATTGAACAGCTACAGTCTCACACCTGTTGACGTTTCTAATGCAGTATCGGTTCAAAACAGCCAAGTTACCGTTGGACAACTAGGCGGAACGCCAGCCGTTGATTCTCAGTTAATTAATGCCAGTATCACAGCGCAAAGCCTATTAACCAGCGTTGAAGAATTTGAGGAAATCTTAATTAAAGTCGACAGTGACGGCTCTCAAATTAAGCTCAAAGACGTTGCACGTGTCGAGTTAGCCAGTGAAGAATCTTCATCCATTCCTGCCTACATGGGTAAGGACTCTTCAGGTATTGCGATCACCCTCGCCACCGGCGCGAACTCGTTAGACACACAAAACGCGGTTGATGCAAAACTGGAACAACTTTCAAAAGGTTTTCCAGACGGACTAGTATTGGTTAAAACAACCGATAACAACTTATTCATTCGCCTTTCTATCACTGAAGTGGTCAAAACGCTGTTTGAAGCAGTTGGGCTTGTATTTATCGTGATGTTGCTGTTTTTGCAGAACTTACGAGCAACCTTAATCCCAACCATTGCTGTGCCAGTCGTACTACTTGGTACCTTTGGTGTCATGGCCATGCTGGGTTTCTCAATCAATACACTCACCATGTTTGGTTTGGTGTTAGCGATCGGTTTGCTGGTTGATGATGCCATCGTAGTCGTGGAAAACGTTGAGCGGTTGATGGATGAAGAGAATCTATCTCCTCTTGAAGCAACCAAAAAATCTATGGGACAAATTACCAGTGCCCTAATCGGTATTACGATGGTGTTGTCGGTTGTATTTATTCCTATGGCCTTCATGTCAGGGTCAACGGGCGTTATCTACCAACAGTTCTCTTTGACGATTGTTTCGGCAATGGTGCTATCCGTTGTCGTCGCATTGATTCTTACTCCTGTATTGTGTGCAACGCTTCTAAAGCCTGTCGATAAAGCGTCGAGCAATAAGTTTTTTGCACTGTTTAACCGAGGGTTCGACAAGCTATCCAGCCAATACCGAGGTTCAGTTAAACACGCTTTACAGCGACCACTACGCTTCGTTTTTGTTTACCTAATGCTTTTTGCCGGCACGGCTTACCTATACAACGCGCTGCCAAGTTCATTTTTACCAAATGAAGACCAAGGTGACTTCATGGTGATGGTTACCACACCAACGGGGACCACATTACAAAAGACACAAGAAGTGATGTTGGATATCAAAGATTATTTTGAAGAGAACGAGTCACACACTGTCGACCACGTGTTTACCGTGTCTGGATTCAACTTTTCAGGCTCTGGACAAAACGCAGCGATGGCGTTCATCGGCATGAAGGATTGGTCAGAAAGGACTGAACCAGGAACTGATGTGGATTCCATTATCGGCCGTGTTATGGGCGAGTTTTCAAACTACAAACATGCACAGATCTTTGCTTTTAGTAGCCCAGCGATCCGAGAGCTTGGTACTTCAACTGGCTTTAACTTCTACCTAGAAGACGTCGGTGCAGTCGGTCATGACAAGCTGATTGAAATAAGAAACCAACTACTTGGTGCAGCGGCACAAAGTCCATTATTGCAAAGTACACGTCCAAATGGCCTAGAGGATACTGCGCAACTGTTCCTTGATGTCGACTATGAGAAAGCCAAAGTGCTCGGTTTAGAAATCGATGACATCAACCAATCACTGTCGATTGCTTGGGCATCGTCATACGTGAATGACTTTATCGACCGTGGCCGCTCAAAGAAGGTTTACATTCAAGCTGATGCAGAATATCGCATGACACCAGAAGACCTGAACTTATGGTTTGTGCGTAACAACAACGGTGAGATGGTGCCTATCTCAGCTTTCAGCACTTATCACTGGGGCCAAGGCTCTCCACAATTACAACGTTATAACGGTAATCCTGCAGTGGAAATCGTCGGTGAAGCCGCCTCTGGCTACAGTACTGGCGAAGCAATGGCTGAAATCGATAGATTGGCCGCAGAGATTTCAAACGATGTACAGGTGAGCTGGACGGGAATGTCCTATCAAGAGATTGAAGCTGGCAACCAAGCGCCAATTTTGTATGCGATCTCTATCTTGATGGTCTTCCTCTGCTTAGCCGCTTTGTATGAAAGCTGGAGTATTCCAATTGCGATTATTCTGGTGGTTCCATTAGGGATACTCGGCGCACTGGCTGCAATCATGTTGCGAGGGCTAGAGAACGATGTTTACTTCCAAGTAGGCGTGCTAACTACCATAGGTTTAACCGCCAAGAACGCCATTTTGATTGTTGAGTTCGCCAAAGAGCTTTATGAAAAAGGCGTCAACATTATTGATGCAACGGTACAAGCGTGTGAGATGCGTTTACGCCCGATTATCATGACATCACTGGCGTTTGGGCTCGGTGTATTACCTTTAGTGCTGAGTACGGGTGCAGGTGCTAATGCACGTAATGCGATTGGTACGTCGGTTTTAGGCGGCATGATGGGAGCGACGTTGTTAGTGATTTACTTCGCTCCGCTATTTTTTGTGTTGATCTGCAAACTGTTCAAGTCAGATGACAAAGCAGAAATAGCAAACAACGACGAACAACCAAACTGA
- a CDS encoding efflux RND transporter periplasmic adaptor subunit, translating to MSLPRALRLPLGLLLSSSLLLGCGEQAMEQRPAPGPIHVDVLDLTPTTLRLTTELPGRIAAFKQAEVRPQVTGILKSRLYKEGSHVEANDVLYEIDPTTYQSNVNSAQAQLAKALTSEDTARKTALRYKELLRKKLTSQQDFDDADALYKEAQAEVAISQAELDYANIELSYTKIKAPISGQAGLSLVSEGSLLTSEQSSYLTTIVQTTNVYVDMQQSSLAITKIRKEFATFTDKNAEIPVTITLEDGSAYEVAGHLEFADNLVSDSTGTVTLRAIIPNPDNTLLAGMYVRAHISMPEARGYLVVPQSAVVRSQSGEPSVFVVNQDNKTIKKPVILGNEVGNGWVVKEGLSSGEQVVITNIINMKNDVAVVVDSRTDSAVPALASEE from the coding sequence ATGTCTCTACCCCGCGCGTTAAGATTGCCTTTGGGCTTACTTCTCTCTAGCTCTCTATTATTGGGCTGTGGCGAACAAGCTATGGAACAACGACCAGCCCCAGGTCCTATTCATGTCGACGTTTTAGACTTAACCCCAACAACACTGCGTTTAACGACCGAGTTGCCAGGGCGAATTGCCGCGTTCAAGCAAGCAGAAGTGAGACCCCAAGTAACGGGGATTCTCAAAAGCCGTCTATACAAAGAGGGCTCTCACGTAGAAGCCAATGATGTACTTTATGAAATTGACCCAACCACTTATCAATCCAACGTCAATAGTGCACAAGCTCAATTGGCAAAAGCATTAACGAGCGAAGATACCGCTCGAAAAACGGCACTTCGTTATAAAGAACTATTAAGGAAAAAACTGACCAGTCAGCAAGATTTTGATGATGCAGATGCGCTTTACAAAGAAGCCCAAGCTGAAGTCGCGATCAGCCAAGCGGAATTGGATTATGCCAATATTGAACTTTCATACACCAAGATAAAAGCCCCTATCTCAGGTCAGGCCGGTCTTTCTTTAGTATCCGAAGGTTCTTTGTTGACCTCTGAGCAGTCTTCTTATTTAACGACTATTGTGCAAACCACGAACGTTTACGTGGATATGCAGCAATCTTCGTTAGCGATTACAAAAATCAGAAAAGAGTTTGCGACGTTTACGGACAAAAATGCAGAAATCCCAGTCACGATCACGTTAGAAGACGGCAGTGCATATGAAGTAGCCGGTCATTTAGAGTTTGCCGATAATCTTGTTTCAGACTCAACCGGCACCGTAACGCTACGTGCCATCATTCCGAACCCTGACAATACTTTACTCGCCGGTATGTACGTACGCGCCCATATTTCAATGCCAGAAGCACGAGGCTACCTTGTTGTTCCTCAATCTGCAGTGGTAAGAAGCCAGTCTGGTGAGCCTTCAGTTTTTGTCGTTAACCAAGACAACAAGACCATAAAAAAACCAGTGATTCTCGGTAATGAAGTGGGCAACGGTTGGGTTGTTAAAGAGGGACTTTCTAGCGGTGAACAAGTCGTGATCACCAATATCATTAACATGAAAAATGATGTTGCGGTTGTTGTCGATAGCAGAACAGACAGTGCCGTTCCTGCTTTGGCAAGCGAGGAGTAA
- a CDS encoding efflux RND transporter periplasmic adaptor subunit has protein sequence MKNIKQLVTIILLVIAIGAVAAYFYMKNDTSTVTYSTEPVRIGNIEDVVLTNGVLYPYKMVNVGAQVSGKLESIAVTVGDTLKAGDVIAQIDNLSQENALKESHASLTNINAQYRAKEAQIYQSQLAFERQKAMLLKNASSQSMYDAAEAELLVYEAELDQLVAEKEKALISVDDAQLDLSYTKIESPIDGTVVYVSVEEGQTVNTNQSTPSIVEVAQLDVMTVKAQVSEADIIHIATGQKVYFSILGAPQHNFHGELKSIEPGPTLLTGDDSELNIGDNDAIYYNAVFDVDNTEGLLRFGMTAQVSIVLDAAQEALLVPSQVLTKKIQGKNRYRVPVLVDGALEMRNVEIGINNKVYAQVLNGLELGDRVVIGQANAKSSSGFDMSSTLGPEKGGRGNGGPGGRGQGNGGRP, from the coding sequence ATGAAAAACATAAAACAGTTAGTGACTATCATTTTACTTGTTATCGCTATCGGTGCTGTCGCCGCTTATTTTTATATGAAGAACGATACCTCAACCGTCACTTATTCTACGGAGCCTGTTCGCATCGGTAACATCGAAGATGTGGTCCTCACTAACGGTGTGCTATATCCCTACAAAATGGTGAATGTGGGCGCGCAAGTCTCAGGCAAGTTAGAGTCGATAGCCGTGACGGTCGGTGACACACTTAAAGCCGGCGATGTCATTGCTCAGATTGATAACCTTTCACAAGAAAATGCATTGAAAGAATCCCACGCTTCACTCACTAACATTAATGCGCAATACCGAGCGAAAGAAGCGCAGATTTATCAGTCACAGCTTGCCTTTGAACGACAAAAAGCGATGTTGTTAAAAAATGCCAGCTCGCAATCCATGTACGATGCTGCAGAGGCCGAACTTCTTGTTTATGAAGCCGAACTCGACCAACTGGTTGCAGAAAAAGAGAAAGCACTGATCAGTGTCGATGATGCTCAACTGGATTTAAGCTATACAAAGATCGAATCACCGATTGATGGCACGGTTGTTTATGTCTCTGTTGAAGAGGGGCAAACCGTTAATACAAATCAATCGACACCTTCCATTGTTGAAGTCGCTCAACTTGATGTAATGACCGTAAAGGCACAAGTGTCTGAAGCCGATATCATTCACATTGCGACGGGGCAAAAAGTGTACTTTTCGATTTTAGGCGCGCCACAACACAATTTTCATGGTGAACTGAAATCAATTGAGCCTGGCCCAACCCTTTTGACTGGCGACGATAGTGAGCTAAACATTGGCGACAACGATGCCATTTACTACAACGCGGTATTTGATGTCGACAATACGGAAGGGTTGCTTCGCTTTGGCATGACAGCGCAAGTGTCAATCGTGTTAGATGCAGCTCAAGAGGCGCTGTTAGTTCCGTCCCAAGTCCTTACTAAAAAGATCCAAGGCAAGAATCGTTATCGTGTCCCTGTTTTAGTTGACGGCGCATTAGAGATGCGAAATGTTGAGATTGGCATCAATAATAAAGTGTATGCACAAGTTCTGAATGGACTAGAGCTAGGAGACCGAGTTGTTATTGGTCAAGCGAACGCCAAATCGTCATCAGGTTTTGATATGTCATCGACATTAGGGCCTGAGAAAGGTGGTCGTGGTAATGGAGGTCCTGGAGGCCGCGGTCAAGGTAACGGCGGGAGACCTTAG